DNA from Archaeoglobus veneficus SNP6:
TGGTTAAAAAGGGAGACGAGGTGCTCTACAACCTCTCACGCATTAACGGAGAACTCGAAAGGGCGAGGGTTAGTATAATCGGCATATCAAACGACCTGAAGTTCAAAAACTTCCTCGACCCCCGTGTGTTGAGCTCGCTGAGTGAAGAGGAGCTAATATTCCCGCCATACAACGCTGAGCAACTTCAGGACATTCTTGAGCAGCGTGCAGAACTTGCCTTCTACGAGGGTGTGCTTGACGATGACGTAATACCCTACTGCGCCGCTCTCGCAGCTCAGGAGCACGGAGATGCGAGAAAAGCTCTCGATCTGCTGCGTGTCAGCGGTGAAATAGCGGAGAAGGAGAACGCAGATAGAATAACGAGAGATCACGTAAAGAAGGCTGTAAAGAAGATTGAAACTGATCACGTTGTTGAGGCAGTCAGAACTCTGCCAACGCAGAGCAAGGTTCTGCTCTTTGGCATGATAATTCTGACGGAGTCGGGAATGAGGAAGTTTACAACCGGGGAGGTTTACGCTGTGTACCGAAGCCTCTGCAGAAAGCTCAATATCGACTGTTTAACCCAGCGCAGAGTTAGCGATTTGATTGCTGAACTTGACATGCTCGGTATAATAAACTCTATAGTTATATCCAAGGGTAGATACGGTAGAACGAGGGAGATAAAGCTCGATGTGCCAATAGAACCCATCAAGCAGACTCTGCTGGAAGACTACAGACTTGAAGCTCTCTCAGTAGTGGAAAGAAGCATGAGAAGCGTAACATCTCTCGAAGCATTTGAGGTGTAATTTTTTATTTTATTTCAATTTAAAACGGCTCTTGTCCTATTAATTACTTATTTGTAAGACGAATAAGGTAGGGGTCTATAAGCGTTCAGACTCCTTTCTAGCCCCGTATATGGTATCCAGGATCGTCTATCTCTTATCTATTCGCAATATCTGGCAAATTCGCCTATATTAATAATTTTAGGCTAAGTGTCTGTTTTTTTATCGTCTTTTTTGACTATCGTGAGCTTCCTCAGACCGTCCAATATCTCAACAGGCATACTCTGAGCTTTAAACATGTTCTCGAGGAAAACTTTTACGAGCTTCTGTTCACTACGAGTTGGAAGGATAACCACGTATGAGTTTCCGTTTGCTTTAACATTAAACCAATTCTTAGCCTCAAAATATTTAAGTGACTCGTAGATGTCTTTGAGACCCATGATCTTATTTTGGACGCCTTGGTTAAATCCAATTTTTTTTATGCGTTCAAGCAGTTCGCTATAGTCTCTTTTACTTAGTTCATCCATAATGGCTGCCCATAGTTCAATATCCACAAGAATGTTTTCTTCATCATTTACGAGTTCTCTGTAGATTCTTAGTTTTTCTGCATTCAGCTCGTTTTTTCCATTATTTAGTTCAAAATATGTAGTAATTGCAGATCTTACAATCTCTGAAACGGTTTTATTCTCTTCTTTTTTGGCCAGTGCATCCAGTAGTTCTTTAGTTTTGCTGTCTAAGGAAATTGAGATCCTTATTGTATCTTTTTTGACGTCCAAGCTACCCTGCACCCCCTATGTTCATAATCAAGGGTCTTATTATCGCATACAGGAATTCGATGGTTATCACAATGAACAGAAGTCTTAGTGTGCCTTTGGTTCGGGGAATCGTGAGTACAAATCCGATTAATGGTGTTAGTGCAAGGATACTTGTTCCGATGACTACACCGTTTTCTGGGTCTGTGAATGAAGACAAGAACCATGTGTAGCCGTGTACGCCGATTCCCTTAACATCTTTCCAGAACTTAGTCGCAGGCTCACTCCATTTCATGACTTCCATGTTGAGATTGTCGCTTGGATTGACCCCTGTGAAATACAGAGCGGCCGAGAACAGTATTATGGCTAACCCCACATTGCACATTATCCTCATGACTTCTGCAAAGATTTTATTTACTGGATCTATATTTATCTCCATTTTTAGTGATGAGCCGTTTGTGATAGGAGCCAGAGCTTCTCCGGAATACTCTGGTGCCATAACTTCCGCGAGTTCATCTAAGCTTGATACAATCCCTGGATCTTTGGTATCTCTGACACTACCCCTGCTATCGGTTGTTACAGTACTGCTGGTTTTTTCACATTTTTTTGTCGATCCCCCCTCCTCTACCGGTATTTTTGTTTCGTTATATCTCGCTAAAGCCTCCCCTCCATAGGGTGGGGCCATAACTTCCGCTAAATCGTCTAAACTTGGAATAACAACCTCTTTAATTTTTGTTCCCAGTCCATTCGTCTTTTTCATATCTCCCCCTCCAATCTTTTATTTAAATTAAATTTATTAAACCAAGTCCATGAAGCCCCTGTAATATATTTACAATAGCTGAGAGTCCAATTAAACTTATAACAAGATATTTTATTACCTTGGGCTTTGCTCTCACAGCAATCCTCGAACCTATCCTCGAGCCTATTCCAATTCCCAGTACAACCGGGACTACAATTAACGGAAGGACCGCTCCGTTTGCGAGGTACACCCAGAGTGAAGCTGCGTCGTTTATCGATAGAATGAGCATACTTGTTGCCACTGAAGCCTTCAATGGAACGCCCATTAGTAAGTTTAAAACGGGGACGTTGGCCCATCCAGCGCCCAATCCAAACATGCCTGCTATAAAGCCTACACCAGCGAACACAGCCATTGCAAGTGGGAGGTTTGTTGTCTTGTACTCCACGACTCTATTCAGTGTTGGTTCGTACCACGCACCCTGTATACCAATTATTTCAGACAGTCTGTCGGTCTTTTTGACCTCTGGATAATCGATGTTCTTAGAAGTTGCAAGTGCGGCGAGCATAAAGAGCAGAACTACGCCAAGACTGATTTTTACGTAACTTGAGCCCTGTGGAAATGCGTTGGATACCCACAGGCCAACTACACCTCCTATTACTGAGAATATCGTAGAAACTACTACCAAAGGTGCCACAACTTTCATATTTGCCAAACCCTTTTTCGTAAAGTGTGGTGCAGAGTTGAGCGAAGTCGTAAGTGCTGCTACCAGACCAGCACCCCTAATGAAGTCTACGCTAAATGGCAGAACGGCCATACCCAGCCCAACGAATATGACACCACCACCCACACCGGATATGGGTCCAATAATTCCTATTACCAGAGTAAATAAGAATAGGAATATCACCCATTTTTGCCAGGGTAATAATACCACGTGTCCACTCAAAAGCCCCCATGTAATTGCTGATAGCCCTACGACCAGTACCAATGCTGTAGCAGTCAGCGGTATCTTCATTCCAATTCTACTCAATTTTGTCTCCATGTGACTCAATCCGACTAAAAAAGTATATGAATTTTGTTATTTTGATTTAATAATTAGTAACATTGATTCAAAATACTTAGTAATATTAACTAAACAGAGACTATTTGGGATAATCTACTGATTAAACAGTCATATAGTCTCATCAAATACCACCTTAAAGCGAAAAATACTTAAATTATCATAACACATTAACAATACCAAATATGTGAAACGGGTGGAATGGGGGTTGGAGTTATGCAAGGCGACCAGAGTAAAAGGGTTTTAAGTTTGAGAATAACAATGGATAAAACGTTCGAAGACAAGTTTAACAAAATCAAAAACGAACTTGGACTGAGTTCAAATGCAGAAGTGATAAGGTTTCTGGTGAACAAATACTATAAAGAAATAATTGGAAAAGGCGGTTTGGTAGGTCTGGTGTTTTTGAAGTTGCTGGAATCTCTCAATCTGGCCGAAATACTGGACCTTGTCAACCTGACTGATGCGATGCCGCTGTTAGGATGTTGAAGGGCCAGAAGAATTCGTAAAAATGGCGGTAAAAATTATTAAACAATTTGTTGACCAGTGCTAAAAGATTTCAGCCAAATCTGTTAAAAAGATTACTTGGTAAGGGCTATCCTGAGTTTCTCTGGGTCGTACTTCCAGTTTGCGGGCAGTACACCCTTCTCCTTGTAATAGTTTGAGAGTCTCCAGATCTTCGCCTCGATTAACTGCAGACCTCTTATGTTGTGGTAGTCCTTTCTGTGAACTGCAACGTGCTGTCTGAGCTTTATCGCCTTCTTTATCAGGGCCTTGAGGTCTTCAGGCAGCGTTATCTCCGCACCTTTCTCCTTCAGTATCTGCTGAATCTTCTTGCCAGTAACCTGTCTGACGGAAGGAATGCCATAGCGATCGCGGAGTATCATACCTATCATGCTCGGCTCGTAGCCCTCATTGTAAAGCTCTATGATCTTCTTCTCGACCTCTTCGGCACTCATTTCTACCCATTCTGGTGGACCATCCCTGTAAACTCTTTTTGAGCCTGAGCTGCCTCTTCTCCTTGCGTGCATTCTTGCCATGAGCATCACCTCTGAGCAGCTTTTTTAGGATGCATATATATCTTGCGGCCTAATCGTACTCTCGCCACGTTTTGCCGCATTTCGTGCAGCGGAAGAAGCGAACCTCGCTCTCATCTGCAGCCCTGAGCTGTCTGAGCCACCAGTACGCTTCTCTGTTTCCGCACTCAGGACACACGACTCGCGTTGTTGGCAGGGTTTTGATGTTGTCTCCTTCAATAACGGGGACCTCTTCCTTGTTCCCCTTTGCTACTATCACTATCTCCTCTTTCTCGTCATCGGCTACCTTCTCGTACCCGCACTTCCTGCAAACGAGCTTGTCTCCCTGGTATATCATGATTGACTTACACTTTGGGCAGAATTCCACGAATCATCGCCTCCGCATCTCTTATCATCTTCTCGTGGTCGAACGCAAGACTGGGAAGTGAGTCGAGGAGGAATAAGGCCACCTCTCTTGCATCACTTCCAGCTCTCAACTCACCGCCCGAGGGCAGCACCACGTAACATATTGAAACGAAGTGGCCCCGGGGGTCACGATTAGGATCAGAGTAAACTCCAACGAGCTTATAAATCTTCCCTTCCAAGCCTGTTTCTTCTTCAACTTCTCTTAGCAAGGCATCTTCAACTCTCTCGCCGTATTCCACTATACCTCCCGGCAAAGCGTAGAATCCCTTGAATGGCTCATTCTTTCGCTTTATCAGGACTATTTTTCCTTCGTATGGGATTATTGCATCGACCGTTAGAGTAATGCACTTCATGCTTTCACCTTTGCAATATGAACTTCCACTCTTTCAGCCTCCTCGCAACTTCTATGGCCCACTTCACGTCTCCAACCCTCGAAAGTGAGTGGGCGTCGCTACCAATTGAGTACTTAAGCTTCCTTTCCGCGTTTAGCAAATCGAGTGGTGGGGCTCTGTGCGTTGTGTTGATTTCGAGGGCTATGTCGTGCTCCGAAAGCAGGTCGAGGATTTCTGCATCTCTTTCGGGAATCCTCTCGTAGCTATCGAATATTGAGGAGTGGAAGTGTCCGAGAACATCAAAGTCATGCTTCTTTATGCATAGTTCTATTCTCCTGTAGTACTCTTCCGGAGGTAGGCATTCGTGAATTGATGCGATGATAATGTCGAACTTGAAGTCGGGCAGGATAATTTCCCCATCGCTGCCAATTCCGCACTCCACACCACTGAGAACCTCGATATCGTACTTTGCCCTTGCCCTTTCGATTTCTTCCTGCCTGCGCTTTGCCTTCCCCTCTGTCAGGCCCCGGGGATGTTCGATGGAGTGGTCTGTTATGGCAATTACCTTAATTCTCCTCTCCTTGGCCTTCCTGACTATCTCCTCTATTGTTCCCTGACCGTCCGAGTAAGCTGAGTGGATGTGAAGATCGTACACGTATGAGACTTGCCGGGATTGTATTTAAACTTAAGTTGTGATAGTATCTCTTGAGATAAGTAGAGTTGCACAAGAAAGTATTTATTTTATGTTATCCTATTTCCTCCCGTATCGAATTCTTGTATGGAAAGGCTACATCGAAGTATTGCTTGTTGGCCCCGGGAATTATAGTTTTGGGCCTTGGTGATTGGAAGTTAATCGAGTTAAACAGCAGGCAGTTGGATCTTACCTTTTCCCACGGCAAAGTTATATACAGCAAAATTATCTTGCGGACATGGATTTGCCTGATACGCTCGTAATGGTCTCCATCGCAATGATGCTCGCATTTATCGCTTCCAAGCTGAAAATAGCCGGGTTTTTCGCCTGGTTTACATTCGGAATCGCATGGCTTTTGAAGGTTCCGTACTATCTCTCCATAGGAGACTACTACAACGTTGTCGTGCTGAGCCTTGCTTTCGCATTCTTCCTTGCTGTGGCCATCCGCATTATACGCACGGACAAGCTTGATGTGTTCATCGACGTTACGTCTTTTTCGGCCGTCGCAGCCCTCGTTTACTTCACCTTTGCCCTTACACCCCTCGGAAATATGCTCATCCATGCTGTTGCAACCCAGACGGCCCTCGTTGGCTCTACCCTCGGTTTTGGAATGGTTAGCGACGGGGAGATGCTTTTTGCAAACTCGAAGCGGGTGGAGATAATCCTCGCGTGCACAGGCATAGAGAGCATGGCCCTTTTTACTGGCGCAACCCTCGGAATCAAGGCAGAGTGGAGGAGAAAGGTTAAGGCATTCCTTATCTCAGTTCCTGTCATATACATTCTCAACATCCTGAGGAACGTTTTCGTTATGGCAAGCTACGCTTATAGCTGGTTTGGGGAAAACAGCTTTTACATAGCACATCACGTAATATCGAAGTTCCTCGCCACTATAGCTTTAATATTAATATCTCTGGCAGTCTTTAGATTTTTACCGGAACTCGAAGAGCTTATATTTTCTCTCAAGGATTCCATGGTGGGAAGATGATAGAGCGAAGCGGTTTGAGACTTGCAACAATTGAACTTGCCTTGGCATTGCTCGTATTTGCAGCATTTCCCGGGATCTCATACCTTTTGCTGGTAGCTGTCACCTTCACACTGCTCTTTTTCCGCGATCCACCCCGCAGAATTCAGGACGGTGTAGTCTCGCCGGCGGATGGCAGGGTGGATTATGTGGGGGAGAGGAGGATAGAGATATTCATGGGCCCCTTTGACTGCCACATCAACAGAAGCCCGGTCGATGGTGTTGTAACAAAAACGAGATACATCAGAGGAACGTTTCCGCCTGCGTACAATAGGAGCGGTAAAGCGGAGAGAAACGAGATATACATCTCCACTCCGGACGGCGAATTCAAAGTCGTACAGGTTGCCGGCTTCTTTGCAAGGAGAATCGTCTGCTACGTCGGTAAGGGGGACTTCGTGAGGAAAGGACAGAAAATTGGCATAATAAAGTTTGGTTCTCGCGTGATACTTGAGGTACCCGATGGCTACAGATTCGTGAAGAGTGTGGGAGAAAAGGTTAAGGCCGGGGAGACGATAGCGGTGAAAGCATGTTCAGCATACTGCGGGAAGTAAAGCTTGCTGATGTCTTCAGTCTTCTTAACCTCGTTTTCGGATTCTCCGGAATCTACATGCGTGAAATCTCCTTCGTATTTCTTGCGGCCATCATGGATGGAGTTGATGGAATCGTTGCAACGAAATCGAGTGGAAAGTTCGGAAAGGAACTTGATTCTCTTGCAGACCTCGTTTCCTTTGGTGTTCTTCCGGCTGTCTTCATTGCAGCCCACAATCCAGTAATAGCGGCGTTTTACGTCATAGCAGCGGCGTTGAGACTTGCGAGGTTCAACGTGCTCAGGGTTGAACACTTCGTCGGACTTCCCGTTACCGCTTCAGCCCTTCTCATCGCACCGGCCGTAAACCTGCGTTTTGGCTCTTCAGCCATCTGTTTCATCGCCCTCACTTCAGCGCTGCTTATGATTAGCGACGTAAAATACATTAGGGTTAGAGACTTGCGGATCCTTTCTGTTGTTGCCGCTGCTATCCTTGCTGCGTTCTTCGTGAAGGATGCTGCTTATGCCGTGTTCTTTGCCTTTCTGCTGTACCTCGTAAGCCCCCTGTGGAGAAGGAGAGAGTATATGTGGTAGGAGTACCGTGTGGTGAGAGGATGAGTGAAAAGGCAGCATTTGAGGCGGGTATAAAACTTGCAGCACTTTTTCACCAGTTTATCGGAGCCCCCGTTAGCCCCGAAAATGCGGAGCTGCTTGAAAGGGCTATGGAAAGCTGCATGAGACTTCAGCCCTACGTCGTTGAGGCGGAGGTCAGGATAAATAGGAAAAAGCTCGAAAAAGCCCTATCATCGTACGGATACACGTCCTTAACTCCTGAAATGCTCTACGCGAAGGTGAGCGTCGAGGTGGAAGGAGAGAGGGCGGTAGCAGTGATGGAGTGGGACGAAGAGAAGAATTACCCGCTGATGAGATTGTTATGACGTCTGAAGTTTATCCACCTTCTGAGGACTCAGAGCTTTTGCTTGAGGCTGCAATGAGGGAGATACGCCTGGAAGATGAAGTTCTTGAGGTGGGAGTGGGCAGCGGCTTCGTTTCGGAGAGGATCAAAGACCTGTGCAGATTTCTGATAGCAACGGATATCTCGCCTTATGCTGTTCGGGAGTCTAAAAGCAAGGGTATAGAGGTCGTTAGGACAGACCTCTGCAGGGGAATAAGGAGGAAGTTTACGCTGATCCTGTTCAATCCACCATATTTGGAGCTGAGCGAGAAAGAGAAGAGGGGTGACTGGCTCGAAAAAGCTGTGGATGGAGGTAAGGGTGGAATAGAGGTTGCAACACGCTTTCTCGATGAGGTTAAGGAAGTTCTTGCTGAAAACGGAAGGATAATCCTGATAGTTTCTTCCTTCAATACTCCCGCGATATTCGAGGAGATTGAGAAGCGAGGGTACGTTTACGAGGTAATTGCGGGAAGGAAACTCTTCTTCGAGGAGCTATATGCTTTGAAAATTTGGAGAGGGTGACCTCTTGCCTAACCTGCTCCGCCCCAAAGCTTTTATTCGATAGACCAGTTTATGGCTATGGACGTAAAAAACTGGCTCGTTGAGGAGGGAATATTCAAGAAAGAGGTTCCCGATGAAGTGGCAGAGTGGCACTACGTTGTTGAGTTTCCGCCGGATTCCAAGCAGGTTACCGACATAATCAAGCCGAAGGGAAAGGATTTTGTCCTTGTTATAAGTGGCCTTGTTTTTGCGGAAAATCACTACAGGGCTCTTCACTCTCTCCCTCCTGAGAAGAAGAGGAACTTAATTCACAAGTGGAAGATGGATTTGCTTTTTAGAAAAGCAGAATTCAGGATGGTACCCGATGCGGAAAACGTGCAGAGGATAGATTTTTCCATACCAATCTACTTGGAGGAGCTAACGAAGCCGAAGCTCTTTGAAGCGTTGCGGGAAATATTCAAGTGCAAGCTCTACATTATGTGGAATCTGCATCACGAGTTCGATAGAAAGGGAGATGTGGATGCCATGTATTTGTGATCAGTGCGAAACTCGGAAGGATGTGGCCCTGAAAAATCAAAACAAAAGGATTATAGACATTCATATATCCAACCCACTATGCAGATTGTTTACGAACCTATAGGCATCATTCATTCTCCCTTCAAGTCGAAGGAAGGTGTTCCAATCCAGCCAGTCTATGCAAGAGGCGTGGAAGGCTACATCGAGCTCTTTACCGAGTACGCCGAGGGGCTTAAGGACATCGAGGGCTTCTCTCACCTGATCCTCATCTACCATTTTCACCTCTCGGAGGGCTACAGGCTTTTGGTTAAACCATTCCTCGACGACGAACTTCATGGTGTGTTCGCGACGAGAGCGCCAAAAAGGCCAAATCCTATTGGCATGTCAATCGTAAGGTTGAAAGAGGTGGATGGCCCAATTCTACGAATTTTAGACGTAGAC
Protein-coding regions in this window:
- a CDS encoding dihydroneopterin aldolase family protein — protein: MSEKAAFEAGIKLAALFHQFIGAPVSPENAELLERAMESCMRLQPYVVEAEVRINRKKLEKALSSYGYTSLTPEMLYAKVSVEVEGERAVAVMEWDEEKNYPLMRLL
- a CDS encoding phosphatidylserine decarboxylase codes for the protein MIERSGLRLATIELALALLVFAAFPGISYLLLVAVTFTLLFFRDPPRRIQDGVVSPADGRVDYVGERRIEIFMGPFDCHINRSPVDGVVTKTRYIRGTFPPAYNRSGKAERNEIYISTPDGEFKVVQVAGFFARRIVCYVGKGDFVRKGQKIGIIKFGSRVILEVPDGYRFVKSVGEKVKAGETIAVKACSAYCGK
- a CDS encoding DUF2299 domain-containing protein, which produces MDVKNWLVEEGIFKKEVPDEVAEWHYVVEFPPDSKQVTDIIKPKGKDFVLVISGLVFAENHYRALHSLPPEKKRNLIHKWKMDLLFRKAEFRMVPDAENVQRIDFSIPIYLEELTKPKLFEALREIFKCKLYIMWNLHHEFDRKGDVDAMYL
- a CDS encoding NUDIX domain-containing protein, with translation MKCITLTVDAIIPYEGKIVLIKRKNEPFKGFYALPGGIVEYGERVEDALLREVEEETGLEGKIYKLVGVYSDPNRDPRGHFVSICYVVLPSGGELRAGSDAREVALFLLDSLPSLAFDHEKMIRDAEAMIRGILPKV
- the artA gene encoding archaeosortase A translates to MDLPDTLVMVSIAMMLAFIASKLKIAGFFAWFTFGIAWLLKVPYYLSIGDYYNVVVLSLAFAFFLAVAIRIIRTDKLDVFIDVTSFSAVAALVYFTFALTPLGNMLIHAVATQTALVGSTLGFGMVSDGEMLFANSKRVEIILACTGIESMALFTGATLGIKAEWRRKVKAFLISVPVIYILNILRNVFVMASYAYSWFGENSFYIAHHVISKFLATIALILISLAVFRFLPELEELIFSLKDSMVGR
- a CDS encoding ribbon-helix-helix protein, CopG family, whose translation is MDVKKDTIRISISLDSKTKELLDALAKKEENKTVSEIVRSAITTYFELNNGKNELNAEKLRIYRELVNDEENILVDIELWAAIMDELSKRDYSELLERIKKIGFNQGVQNKIMGLKDIYESLKYFEAKNWFNVKANGNSYVVILPTRSEQKLVKVFLENMFKAQSMPVEILDGLRKLTIVKKDDKKTDT
- a CDS encoding HemK2/MTQ2 family protein methyltransferase, with amino-acid sequence MTSEVYPPSEDSELLLEAAMREIRLEDEVLEVGVGSGFVSERIKDLCRFLIATDISPYAVRESKSKGIEVVRTDLCRGIRRKFTLILFNPPYLELSEKEKRGDWLEKAVDGGKGGIEVATRFLDEVKEVLAENGRIILIVSSFNTPAIFEEIEKRGYVYEVIAGRKLFFEELYALKIWRG
- a CDS encoding transcription factor S yields the protein MEFCPKCKSIMIYQGDKLVCRKCGYEKVADDEKEEIVIVAKGNKEEVPVIEGDNIKTLPTTRVVCPECGNREAYWWLRQLRAADESEVRFFRCTKCGKTWREYD
- a CDS encoding ORC1-type DNA replication protein — translated: MRNIFESLITSPKIFRNRDVLRHSYTPDYLPHRKEQIESLASILVPALKGETPSNVFIYGKTGTGKTATVKFVGNQLEAMGRKLNVHCYVHYLNCELIDTQYRVLATLAKVLGRNVPMTGWPTDQVYEEVRRAIDSRDQTIVIVLDEIDKLVKKGDEVLYNLSRINGELERARVSIIGISNDLKFKNFLDPRVLSSLSEEELIFPPYNAEQLQDILEQRAELAFYEGVLDDDVIPYCAALAAQEHGDARKALDLLRVSGEIAEKENADRITRDHVKKAVKKIETDHVVEAVRTLPTQSKVLLFGMIILTESGMRKFTTGEVYAVYRSLCRKLNIDCLTQRRVSDLIAELDMLGIINSIVISKGRYGRTREIKLDVPIEPIKQTLLEDYRLEALSVVERSMRSVTSLEAFEV
- a CDS encoding sulfite exporter TauE/SafE family protein, whose amino-acid sequence is METKLSRIGMKIPLTATALVLVVGLSAITWGLLSGHVVLLPWQKWVIFLFLFTLVIGIIGPISGVGGGVIFVGLGMAVLPFSVDFIRGAGLVAALTTSLNSAPHFTKKGLANMKVVAPLVVVSTIFSVIGGVVGLWVSNAFPQGSSYVKISLGVVLLFMLAALATSKNIDYPEVKKTDRLSEIIGIQGAWYEPTLNRVVEYKTTNLPLAMAVFAGVGFIAGMFGLGAGWANVPVLNLLMGVPLKASVATSMLILSINDAASLWVYLANGAVLPLIVVPVVLGIGIGSRIGSRIAVRAKPKVIKYLVISLIGLSAIVNILQGLHGLGLINLI
- a CDS encoding 30S ribosomal protein S15, with the translated sequence MARMHARRRGSSGSKRVYRDGPPEWVEMSAEEVEKKIIELYNEGYEPSMIGMILRDRYGIPSVRQVTGKKIQQILKEKGAEITLPEDLKALIKKAIKLRQHVAVHRKDYHNIRGLQLIEAKIWRLSNYYKEKGVLPANWKYDPEKLRIALTK
- the tsaA gene encoding tRNA (N6-threonylcarbamoyladenosine(37)-N6)-methyltransferase TrmO — protein: MQIVYEPIGIIHSPFKSKEGVPIQPVYARGVEGYIELFTEYAEGLKDIEGFSHLILIYHFHLSEGYRLLVKPFLDDELHGVFATRAPKRPNPIGMSIVRLKEVDGPILRILDVDIVDGTPLLDIKPYVPEFDCRSEARAGWLEKGVREARRTVSDGRF
- a CDS encoding PHP domain-containing protein; its protein translation is MYDLHIHSAYSDGQGTIEEIVRKAKERRIKVIAITDHSIEHPRGLTEGKAKRRQEEIERARAKYDIEVLSGVECGIGSDGEIILPDFKFDIIIASIHECLPPEEYYRRIELCIKKHDFDVLGHFHSSIFDSYERIPERDAEILDLLSEHDIALEINTTHRAPPLDLLNAERKLKYSIGSDAHSLSRVGDVKWAIEVARRLKEWKFILQR
- a CDS encoding CDP-alcohol phosphatidyltransferase family protein; amino-acid sequence: MFSILREVKLADVFSLLNLVFGFSGIYMREISFVFLAAIMDGVDGIVATKSSGKFGKELDSLADLVSFGVLPAVFIAAHNPVIAAFYVIAAALRLARFNVLRVEHFVGLPVTASALLIAPAVNLRFGSSAICFIALTSALLMISDVKYIRVRDLRILSVVAAAILAAFFVKDAAYAVFFAFLLYLVSPLWRRREYMW